A genomic segment from Castor canadensis chromosome 1, mCasCan1.hap1v2, whole genome shotgun sequence encodes:
- the LOC109679786 gene encoding olfactory receptor 10Q1-like: MLDWNPMLNQSHPTVFVFCVFTAVPEFQVLLFLLFFLLYLMILCGNTAIIWVVCTHRSLRTPMYFFLSHLSFLEICYTSVVVPLMLSNILGTQKPIPLAGCGAQMFFFVTLGSTDCFLLAVMAYDRYVAICHPLHYSLIMTQKLCVQMVVGSVGLAVFLSLQLTALIFMLPFCGHRQEINHFLCDVPPVLRLACADIRVHQAILYVVGILVLTVPFLLICVSYVFIASAILRISSAEGRQRAFSTCSSHLIVVLLQYGCCSLVYLRPRSSTSEDEDRQIALVYTFVTPLLNPLIYTLRNKDVKGALRNAIINKAASDTH, translated from the coding sequence ATGTTGGATTGGAACCCTATGCTCAACCAATCCCACCCCACTGTGTTTGTGTTCTGTGTGTTCACAGCTGTCCCTGAGTTCCAggtgctcctcttcctcctcttcttcctcctctaccTGATGATCCTTTGTGGCAACACTGCCATCATCTGGGTGGTGTGCACACACCGCTCCCTCCGCACACCAATGTATTTCTTTCTGTcccatctgtctttcctggaaatCTGCTACACCTCTGTTGTGGTGCCCTTGATGCTTTCCAACATTTTGGGGACCCAGAAGCCCATTCCACTGGCAGGTTGTGGGGCTCAAATGTTCTTCTTTGTCACCCTTGGCAGCACTGACTGTTTTCTCTTGGCAGTCATGGCCTATGATCGATACGTGGCCATCTGCCACCCGCTGCACTACAGCCTCATCATGACCCAGAAGCTGTGTGTCCAGATGGTCGTGGGCTCCGTGGGGCTGGCCGTCTTCCTCTCCCTGCAGCTCACAGCCTTGATCTTCATGCTGCCCTTCTGTGGGCACCGCCAGGAAATCAACCACTTTCTGTGCGACGTGCCCCCAGTCCTGCGCCTGGCCTGTGCGGACATCCGTGTGCACCAGGCCATCCTCTATGTTGTGGGCATCCTGGTGCTGACCGTCCCCTTCCTGCTTATCTGTGTCTCCTACGTGTTCATTGCCTCCGCCATCCTGCGCATCAGTTCTGCAGAGGGTCGTCAaagagccttctccacctgttctTCTCACCTCATCGTGGTCTTGCTCCAGTATGGCTGTTGCAGCCTGGTCTACTTGAGGCCCCGGTCTAGCACCTCGGAGGACGAGGACCGCCAAATCGCCCTGGTCTACACCTTTGTCACTCCCTTACTCAACCCTTTGATTTACACTCTTAGGAACAAGGATGTCAAAGGTGCTCTGAGGAATGCTATCATCAATAAAGCAGCCTCTGACACCCATTGA